From one Lotus japonicus ecotype B-129 chromosome 3, LjGifu_v1.2 genomic stretch:
- the LOC130747748 gene encoding uncharacterized protein LOC130747748 isoform X1: protein MESSGGGDRFSNPNANASSFTFTTAPSGSGLSKPRFVKVRKHNNAAFVHGSNNNKPLAPSTFDKGTIIADRLRNLNIGNEGFSGGEFGSSRVDDGSLEKLLPEQMSRLKVATDDGGRGFNFHVESELGNELEKKLSIREAEKIGGGSNAVAENAANAVINQMKNFNVNVNEMKSEVDEVTLGMNKFNLKNEGNASGGGGGGDEVASENLKEGIGMSKTAASASASFSGGGGFQPDGVAKSDGFVFTGKSDTSSGSSFVEFKIPAPKFGKEGKLKEKSSSRLNKNRVKLKHGTSASAQPWHGQGIAFKGSVSQEDSQGSLEGSPMEVSPYQEKLAENRMSRENSVASNESCSVDNNSTANDSFIADNNSMAANDTLPSPTTSNDPIDEDLIEATEHMNINGSDVARAATKKESSEYHASENICVGDSKDESISGVETESFKSANDEVDITSDTAGTSAETDAHDSYRTLHLGGAFSSRNACGSAFTFGASYSAEPQVASPKRLNKKKNWVNVGHDSHIYAPNVKVPYSSSSVAFSGTPFISSGQGLKAKVSSPRPKTRDSDVSEEQGTKEAYASVSAATVVAEEACEKWRLRGNQAYKNGDLSMAENYYKQGLACVSKKEASRSSLRALLLCYSNLAATRMSLGRMRDALEDCMMAAEIDPNFLRVQLRAANCCLALGEMEGASHYFKMCLQSGADVCVDRKIAVEASDGLQKAQKVSDFINHSAELLQRRTSSDAEKALEHINEALMMSKYSENLLEMKAKALLMLCRYEEVIQLCHETLDSAEKNACPPDAGLQVTDLNKSQLSKGFYFRIWRCSMMLKSYFHLGKLEEGLSLLEQQEEKLWYYPCRSGSKVLDSLIPLAATVRELLHHKTAGNEAFQAGRHAEAVEHYTSALSCNVESRPFAAVCYCNRAAAYKVLGQITEAIADCSLAIALDGNYLKALSRRASLYEMIRYYDQAANDLRRLVSLLNKGMEDNASQLGISDRSSSYTNDLKQYRIRLSEIEEEARKEIPLDMYLILGVEPSVSASEIKKAYRKAALRHHPDKAGQSLTRSDSGDDRIWKVITEEVHRDADRVFKIIGEAYAVLSDPSKRARYDAEEEMRNSQKRRHGARNNADTQFDQSSRRQWREVYRSYGNSYYRGSEPGRSSR from the exons ATGGAATCATCCGGCGGTGGCGACCGGTTTTCGAATCCAAACGCGAACGCATCATCGTTCACCTTCACCACCGCACCTTCCGGTTCGGGTCTCTCCAAGCCCCGATTCGTCAAGGTCCGCAAGCACAACAATGCCGCATTCGTCCACGGATCCAACAACAACAAGCCTCTCGCACCTTCCACCTTCGACAAGGGAACAATCATCGCTGATCGGTTAAGGAATCTCAACATCGGAAACGAGGGTTTCAGCGGCGGCGAGTTTGGTTCTTCCCGCGTTGACGACGGCAGCTTAGAGAAGCTTCTTCCGGAACAGATGAGCAGGTTGAAGGTTGCAACGGATGATGGAGGACGAGGTTTCAATTTTCACGTTGAGTCGGAGCTCGGGAACGAGTTGGAGAAGAAGCTGAGCATTAGAGAAGCTGAGAAGATTGGAGGAGGTAGCAATGCGGTTGCTGAGAACGCTGCAAATGCAGTTATCAACCAAATGAAGAATTTTAATGTGAATGTGAATGAGATGAAGAGTGAAGTTGATGAGGTGACATTGGGAATGAACAAGTTTAACCTGAAGAATGAGGGTAATGcaagtggaggtggtggtggtggtgatgaagtTGCTTCAGAGAATCTCAAAGAAGGCATTGGAATGTCGAAAACTGCCGCGTCTGCATCAGCATCATTCTCTGGTGGTGGAGGTTTTCAACCTGATGGGGTGGCCAAGAGCGACGGATTTGTCTTCACGGGAAAATCGGATACTTCTTCAGGGTCATCTTTTGTTGAGTTTAAGATACCTGCACCGAAATTCGGCAAAGAAGGAAAACTAAAGGAAAAAAGTAGTAGTAGATTGAATAAAAATAGAGTAAAACTGAAGCATGGTACCTCAGCCTCAGCTCAACCATGGCATGGACAGGGTATTGCTTTTAAGGGGAGTGTTTCACAAGAAGACTCGCAAGGTTCTTTAGAGGGTTCTCCGATGGAGGTGTCTCCGTATCAGGAAAAACTGGCTGAAAATCGAATGTCAAGGGAAAATTCTGTGGCATCCAATGAGTCGTGTAGTGTTGATAACAACTCTACTGCTAATGATTCATTTATTGCTGATAACAACTCTATGGCTGCTAATGATACATTACCAAGTCCAACAACTTCTAATGATCCCATTGACGAAGATCTAATTGAGGCAACAGAGCACATGAACATAAATGGTAGTGACGTTGCACGCGCAGCAACAAAGAAGGAAAGTTCGGAGTATCATGCTAGTGAAAATATTTGTGTTGGAGACTCAAAAGATGAGTCTATTTCTGGGGTTGAAACGGAAAGCTTCAAGTCTGCTAATGATGAAGTGGATATAACTAGTGATACGGCGGGTACATCAGCTGAAACTGATGCCCATGATAGTTATAGAACATTGCATCTCGGTGGTGCTTTTAGTTCAAGAAATGCATGTGGTTCTGCCTTCACATTTGGTGCTTCTTATTCAGCTGAACCTCAAGTGGCTAGCCCAAAACGccttaataaaaagaaaaattgggtAAATGTTGGTCATGATTCTCACATCTACGCACCAAATGTAAAGGTTCcttattcatcatcatctgtGGCGTTTTCTGGAACACCTTTTATCTCATCGGGGCAAGGTCTAAAAGCCAAAGTATCTTCTCCTCGACCAAAAACAAGGGATTCTGATGTGAGTGAGGAGCAGGGAACAAAGGAGGCTTATGCTTCTGTTTCAGCTGCAACTGTTGTTGCTGAGGAAGCCTGTGAAAAGTGGCGGCTTCG AGGGAACCAAGCCTACAAGAACGGGGATTTGTCTATGGCTGAGAATTATTACAAACAAGGACTTGCTTGTGTATCGAAAAAAGAAGCATCCCGGAGCAGTCTCAGGGCTTTGCTGCTATGTTACAGCAACCTTGCTGCCACACGCATGTCTCTTGGCAGGATGAGGGATGCGCTAGAAGATTGTATGATGGCTGCTGAAATAGATCCAAATTTCCTCAGGGTGCAACTTAGAGCTGCAAA TTGTTGCCTTGCTCTGGGAGAAATGGAAGGTGCATCGCATTATTTCAAAATGTGCTTGCAATCAGGAGCTGATGTTTGTGTAGATCGAAAAATCGCTGTGGAAGCCTCCGATGGCTTACAAAAGGCACAG AAAGTATCAGATTTCATCAATCATTCTGCTGAGCTTTTACAAAGAAGAACATCCTCTGATGCAGAGAAAGCATTAGAACATATTAATGAGGCGTTGATGATGAGTAAATACTCCGAAAATTTGCTTGAAATGAAAGCAAAGGCTCTTTTAATG CTGTGTAGATATGAGGAGGTGATTCAGCTGTGTCACGAGACACTTGATTCTGCTGAGAAGAATGCTTGTCCACCGGATGCTGGTTTACAAGTCACAGATCTGAATAAGTCACAACTTTCAAAAGGCTTCTACTTCAGAATATGGCGGTGCTCAATGATGCTTAAATCCTACTTTCACCTAGGAAAACTTGAAGAAGGTCTTTCTTTGCTGGAACAACAAGAGGAAAAG CTTTGGTACTATCCCTGCAGGAGTGGAAGCAAGGTTTTGGATTCACTCATACCGTTAGCTGCCACTGTACGTGAGCTCTTGCATCACAAG ACTGCAGGGAATGAAGCATTTCAGGCTGGCAGGCATGCAGAAGCTGTTGAACACTATACATCTGCTTTATCTTGTAATGTGGAATCCCGTCCATTCGCAGCTGTCTGTTATTGCAATCGTGCCGCAGCATATAAAGTATTAGGTCAAATAACCGAGGCCATTGCAGATTGCAGTCTGGCTATAGCTCTTGATGGAAATTATTTGAAG GCACTTTCTAGACGTGCAAGTCTGTATGAGATGATCAGATATTACGACCAAGCAGCCAATGATCTTAGAAGACTTGTCTCTCTTCTCAATAAAGGGATGGAGGATAATGCCAGTCAGCTTGGAATATCTGATAGATCAAGTAGTTATACTAATGATTTGAAACAATATCGTATTCGGCTTTCTGAAATAGAGGAGGAAGCTAGAAAGGAGATCCCGCTTGATATGTACCTTATTTT GGGAGTTGAACCATCTGTTTCAGCATCTGAAATAAAAAAGGCCTATCGGAAAGCTGCACTAAGACATCATCCGGACAAG GCTGGCCAGTCTTTGACTAGAAGTGACAGTGGAGATGATCGGATATGGAAGGTTATTACTGAAGAAGTACATAGAGATGCTGATAGGGTTTTCAAAATAATTGGGGAGGCATATGCTGTCCTGTCTGACCCTTCCAAG AGGGCACGATATGATGCTGAAGAGGAAATGAGGAATTCCCAAAAGAGACGCCATGGGGCTAGAAATAATGCGGATACCCAATTTGATCAAAGCAGTAGGAGACAGTGGAGAGAGGTTTATAGATCATACGGTAATTCATATTATCGAGGTTCTGAACCTGGTCGATCAAGCAGGTAG
- the LOC130747748 gene encoding uncharacterized protein LOC130747748 isoform X2 has translation MESSGGGDRFSNPNANASSFTFTTAPSGSGLSKPRFVKVRKHNNAAFVHGSNNNKPLAPSTFDKGTIIADRLRNLNIGNEGFSGGEFGSSRVDDGSLEKLLPEQMSRLKVATDDGGRGFNFHVESELGNELEKKLSIREAEKIGGGSNAVAENAANAVINQMKNFNVNVNEMKSEVDEVTLGMNKFNLKNEGNASGGGGGGDEVASENLKEGIGMSKTAASASASFSGGGGFQPDGVAKSDGFVFTGKSDTSSGSSFVEFKIPAPKFGKEGKLKEKSSSRLNKNRVKLKHGTSASAQPWHGQGIAFKGSVSQEDSQGSLEGSPMEVSPYQEKLAENRMSRENSVASNESCSVDNNSTANDSFIADNNSMAANDTLPSPTTSNDPIDEDLIEATEHMNINGSDVARAATKKESSEYHASENICVGDSKDESISGVETESFKSANDEVDITSDTAGTSAETDAHDSYRTLHLGGAFSSRNACGSAFTFGASYSAEPQVASPKRLNKKKNWVNVGHDSHIYAPNVKVPYSSSSVAFSGTPFISSGQGLKAKVSSPRPKTRDSDVSEEQGTKEAYASVSAATVVAEEACEKWRLRGNQAYKNGDLSMAENYYKQGLACVSKKEASRSSLRALLLCYSNLAATRMSLGRMRDALEDCMMAAEIDPNFLRVQLRAANCCLALGEMEGASHYFKMCLQSGADVCVDRKIAVEASDGLQKAQKVSDFINHSAELLQRRTSSDAEKALEHINEALMMSKYSENLLEMKAKALLMLCRYEEVIQLCHETLDSAEKNACPPDAGLQVTDLNKSQLSKGFYFRIWRCSMMLKSYFHLGKLEEGLSLLEQQEEKVSTISKSGSKVLDSLIPLAATVRELLHHKTAGNEAFQAGRHAEAVEHYTSALSCNVESRPFAAVCYCNRAAAYKVLGQITEAIADCSLAIALDGNYLKALSRRASLYEMIRYYDQAANDLRRLVSLLNKGMEDNASQLGISDRSSSYTNDLKQYRIRLSEIEEEARKEIPLDMYLILGVEPSVSASEIKKAYRKAALRHHPDKAGQSLTRSDSGDDRIWKVITEEVHRDADRVFKIIGEAYAVLSDPSKRARYDAEEEMRNSQKRRHGARNNADTQFDQSSRRQWREVYRSYGNSYYRGSEPGRSSR, from the exons ATGGAATCATCCGGCGGTGGCGACCGGTTTTCGAATCCAAACGCGAACGCATCATCGTTCACCTTCACCACCGCACCTTCCGGTTCGGGTCTCTCCAAGCCCCGATTCGTCAAGGTCCGCAAGCACAACAATGCCGCATTCGTCCACGGATCCAACAACAACAAGCCTCTCGCACCTTCCACCTTCGACAAGGGAACAATCATCGCTGATCGGTTAAGGAATCTCAACATCGGAAACGAGGGTTTCAGCGGCGGCGAGTTTGGTTCTTCCCGCGTTGACGACGGCAGCTTAGAGAAGCTTCTTCCGGAACAGATGAGCAGGTTGAAGGTTGCAACGGATGATGGAGGACGAGGTTTCAATTTTCACGTTGAGTCGGAGCTCGGGAACGAGTTGGAGAAGAAGCTGAGCATTAGAGAAGCTGAGAAGATTGGAGGAGGTAGCAATGCGGTTGCTGAGAACGCTGCAAATGCAGTTATCAACCAAATGAAGAATTTTAATGTGAATGTGAATGAGATGAAGAGTGAAGTTGATGAGGTGACATTGGGAATGAACAAGTTTAACCTGAAGAATGAGGGTAATGcaagtggaggtggtggtggtggtgatgaagtTGCTTCAGAGAATCTCAAAGAAGGCATTGGAATGTCGAAAACTGCCGCGTCTGCATCAGCATCATTCTCTGGTGGTGGAGGTTTTCAACCTGATGGGGTGGCCAAGAGCGACGGATTTGTCTTCACGGGAAAATCGGATACTTCTTCAGGGTCATCTTTTGTTGAGTTTAAGATACCTGCACCGAAATTCGGCAAAGAAGGAAAACTAAAGGAAAAAAGTAGTAGTAGATTGAATAAAAATAGAGTAAAACTGAAGCATGGTACCTCAGCCTCAGCTCAACCATGGCATGGACAGGGTATTGCTTTTAAGGGGAGTGTTTCACAAGAAGACTCGCAAGGTTCTTTAGAGGGTTCTCCGATGGAGGTGTCTCCGTATCAGGAAAAACTGGCTGAAAATCGAATGTCAAGGGAAAATTCTGTGGCATCCAATGAGTCGTGTAGTGTTGATAACAACTCTACTGCTAATGATTCATTTATTGCTGATAACAACTCTATGGCTGCTAATGATACATTACCAAGTCCAACAACTTCTAATGATCCCATTGACGAAGATCTAATTGAGGCAACAGAGCACATGAACATAAATGGTAGTGACGTTGCACGCGCAGCAACAAAGAAGGAAAGTTCGGAGTATCATGCTAGTGAAAATATTTGTGTTGGAGACTCAAAAGATGAGTCTATTTCTGGGGTTGAAACGGAAAGCTTCAAGTCTGCTAATGATGAAGTGGATATAACTAGTGATACGGCGGGTACATCAGCTGAAACTGATGCCCATGATAGTTATAGAACATTGCATCTCGGTGGTGCTTTTAGTTCAAGAAATGCATGTGGTTCTGCCTTCACATTTGGTGCTTCTTATTCAGCTGAACCTCAAGTGGCTAGCCCAAAACGccttaataaaaagaaaaattgggtAAATGTTGGTCATGATTCTCACATCTACGCACCAAATGTAAAGGTTCcttattcatcatcatctgtGGCGTTTTCTGGAACACCTTTTATCTCATCGGGGCAAGGTCTAAAAGCCAAAGTATCTTCTCCTCGACCAAAAACAAGGGATTCTGATGTGAGTGAGGAGCAGGGAACAAAGGAGGCTTATGCTTCTGTTTCAGCTGCAACTGTTGTTGCTGAGGAAGCCTGTGAAAAGTGGCGGCTTCG AGGGAACCAAGCCTACAAGAACGGGGATTTGTCTATGGCTGAGAATTATTACAAACAAGGACTTGCTTGTGTATCGAAAAAAGAAGCATCCCGGAGCAGTCTCAGGGCTTTGCTGCTATGTTACAGCAACCTTGCTGCCACACGCATGTCTCTTGGCAGGATGAGGGATGCGCTAGAAGATTGTATGATGGCTGCTGAAATAGATCCAAATTTCCTCAGGGTGCAACTTAGAGCTGCAAA TTGTTGCCTTGCTCTGGGAGAAATGGAAGGTGCATCGCATTATTTCAAAATGTGCTTGCAATCAGGAGCTGATGTTTGTGTAGATCGAAAAATCGCTGTGGAAGCCTCCGATGGCTTACAAAAGGCACAG AAAGTATCAGATTTCATCAATCATTCTGCTGAGCTTTTACAAAGAAGAACATCCTCTGATGCAGAGAAAGCATTAGAACATATTAATGAGGCGTTGATGATGAGTAAATACTCCGAAAATTTGCTTGAAATGAAAGCAAAGGCTCTTTTAATG CTGTGTAGATATGAGGAGGTGATTCAGCTGTGTCACGAGACACTTGATTCTGCTGAGAAGAATGCTTGTCCACCGGATGCTGGTTTACAAGTCACAGATCTGAATAAGTCACAACTTTCAAAAGGCTTCTACTTCAGAATATGGCGGTGCTCAATGATGCTTAAATCCTACTTTCACCTAGGAAAACTTGAAGAAGGTCTTTCTTTGCTGGAACAACAAGAGGAAAAGGTGTCTACCATAAGCAA GAGTGGAAGCAAGGTTTTGGATTCACTCATACCGTTAGCTGCCACTGTACGTGAGCTCTTGCATCACAAG ACTGCAGGGAATGAAGCATTTCAGGCTGGCAGGCATGCAGAAGCTGTTGAACACTATACATCTGCTTTATCTTGTAATGTGGAATCCCGTCCATTCGCAGCTGTCTGTTATTGCAATCGTGCCGCAGCATATAAAGTATTAGGTCAAATAACCGAGGCCATTGCAGATTGCAGTCTGGCTATAGCTCTTGATGGAAATTATTTGAAG GCACTTTCTAGACGTGCAAGTCTGTATGAGATGATCAGATATTACGACCAAGCAGCCAATGATCTTAGAAGACTTGTCTCTCTTCTCAATAAAGGGATGGAGGATAATGCCAGTCAGCTTGGAATATCTGATAGATCAAGTAGTTATACTAATGATTTGAAACAATATCGTATTCGGCTTTCTGAAATAGAGGAGGAAGCTAGAAAGGAGATCCCGCTTGATATGTACCTTATTTT GGGAGTTGAACCATCTGTTTCAGCATCTGAAATAAAAAAGGCCTATCGGAAAGCTGCACTAAGACATCATCCGGACAAG GCTGGCCAGTCTTTGACTAGAAGTGACAGTGGAGATGATCGGATATGGAAGGTTATTACTGAAGAAGTACATAGAGATGCTGATAGGGTTTTCAAAATAATTGGGGAGGCATATGCTGTCCTGTCTGACCCTTCCAAG AGGGCACGATATGATGCTGAAGAGGAAATGAGGAATTCCCAAAAGAGACGCCATGGGGCTAGAAATAATGCGGATACCCAATTTGATCAAAGCAGTAGGAGACAGTGGAGAGAGGTTTATAGATCATACGGTAATTCATATTATCGAGGTTCTGAACCTGGTCGATCAAGCAGGTAG